The Argentina anserina chromosome 3, drPotAnse1.1, whole genome shotgun sequence genome includes a region encoding these proteins:
- the LOC126786615 gene encoding uncharacterized protein LOC126786615 translates to MNQPEPIMAYPRSNRGEQEWRVGSANGNQMDISIQIRGSPGQLRELFQGSPGCHYGTTKSISGIYYGNSGVRLQELECESREAKTKMRKAHQKQCCGGCCIIFSPLVKLLLCLSGALSCCFLTL, encoded by the exons atgaacCAGCCAGAACCCATAATGGCTTAT CCGAGATCGAACAGAGGCGAGCAGGAGTGGAGGGTTGGGAGTGCCAATGGAAACCAGATGGATATATCGATCCAAATCCGTGGCTCTCCTGGCCAGCTCCGCGAACTGTTTCAAGGTTCACCAG GGTGTCACTACGGAACAACTAAATCGATTAGTGGAATCTATTATGGTAACTCAG GGGTGCGGTTGCAAGAACTAGAATGCGAATCAAGAGAGGCAAAGACAAAGATGAGAAAGGCACACCAAAAGCAGTGCTGTGGCGGTTGTTGCATAATCTTTTCTCCATTGGTGAAGCTACTGCTATGCTTATCAGGGGCGTTAAGTTGTTGCTTTTTAACTCTTTAA